One Cricetulus griseus strain 17A/GY chromosome 5, alternate assembly CriGri-PICRH-1.0, whole genome shotgun sequence genomic window carries:
- the LOC100774861 gene encoding mucosal pentraxin encodes MTKLIVGALLLSVLLGCSFQEDMTGKAFVFPQESATAYVTLIPKMRKSLQNFTLCLKAFTDLTRPYSLFSYSTKTKHNEILLFVTKLGEYDIAVGNSEVIFKVPPNPYAPQHVCVSWESASGIVELWLDGKPMGRKGLKKGYSVGAEAKIIIGQEQDSFGGAFDAKQSFVGDIWEVSLWDHVVPLKEMDGGCYNGNLINWQALNFEDNGYVVTKPKLWA; translated from the exons ATGACAAAGCTTATTGTGGGTGCCCTGCTCCTCTCTGTTCTTTTAGGATGTTCATTCCAAGAAG ACATGACGGGGAAGGCGTTTGTTTTCCCTCAAGAATCAGCCACTGCCTATGTGACCCTGATCCCAAAGATGAGGAAGTCACTGCAGAATTTCACCCTGTGTCTGAAGGCCTTCACTGACCTCACCAGACCTTACAGCCTCTTCTCCTACAGCACAAAGACCAAGcacaatgagattcttctctTTGTGACAAAATTGGGAGAGTATGACATCGCTGTTGGAAATTCAGAAGTCATTTTCAAAGTGCCCCCCAATCCTTATGCCCCACAACATGTCTGTGTGAGCTGGGAGTCTGCCTCTGGAATTGTAGAACTCTGGCTGGATGGAAAGCCTATGGGGAGGAAAGGCTTGAAGAAGGGGTACAGTGTTGGTGCTGAGGCAAAGATTATCATAGGACAAGAGCAGGATTCCTTTGGGGGAGCTTTTGATGCAAAACAATCCTTTGTTGGAGACATATGGGAGGTGTCCTTGTGGGACCATGTGGTCcccctaaaagaaatggatggcGGGTGTTACAATGGCAACCTTATAAATTGGCAAGCTCTCAATTTTGAAGACAATGGCTATGTGGTCACTAAACCCAAACTGTGGGCTTAA
- the LOC100774566 gene encoding olfactory receptor 10J1, with translation MMRRNHTEVSEFVFQGFSSFQEYKFTLFMIFLTLYLLTLTGNVIIVIIISIDRHLHTPMYFFLCMLSTSETVYTLVIVPRMLSSLVGSSQSMSLASCATQMFFFITLAINNCFLLTAMGYDRYVAICNPLRYTVIMNKKVCAQLVLGSCGIGLLVAIIQIASVFRAPFCDREVAHYFCDIRPVMKLSCADTTLHDIINFIISSLVIVVPMGLVFVSYILIISTILKIASAEGRKKAFATCASHLTVVIIHYGCASIAYLKPKSENTRDQDQLISVTYTVFTPLLNPVVYTLRNKEVKDAIYRAIGKKALV, from the coding sequence ATGATGAGAAGAAACCACACAGAAGTGAGTGAATTTGTTTTCCAAGGTTTTTCCAGCTTTCAGGAATATAAGTTTACTCTCTTTATGATATTTCTGACCTTGTACCTGCTAACCCTGACTGGCAATGTCATTATCGTGATAATTATCAGTATTGATCGCCATCTTCATacccccatgtacttctttctTTGTATGCTTTCCACTTCAGAGACGGTCTACACATTGGTCATTGTACCAAGGATGCTCTCCAGCCTTGTAGGTTCAAGCCAGTCTATGTCTTTGGCTAGCTGTGCTACCCAGATGTTCTTTTTTATCACTTTGGCCATTAACAACTGTTTTCTGCTCACAGCGATGGGATATGACCGCTATGTAGCCATCTGTAACCCCTTGAGGTACACAGTCATCATGAACAAGAAGGTATGTGCCCAGCTAGTATTGGGATCCTGCGGCATTGGGCTGCTTGTGGCCATAATTCAAATAGCATCTGTGTTCAGGGCACCTTTTTGTGATAGAGAGGTAGCTCACTATTTCTGTGACATCCGTCCTGTTATGAAACTGTCCTGCGCTGATACCACTCTACATGACATAATTAACTTTATCATCAGCTCACTGGTTATTGTGGTGCCCATGGGCTTAGTTTTCGTCTCTTACATTCTCATCATCTCCACCATCCTCAAGATTGCCTCTGCTGAGGGACGGAAGAAAGCCTTTGCCACCTGTGCCTCCCACCTCACTGTGGTCATCATCCACTATGGTTGTGCCTCTATTGCCTACCTGAAGCCCAAATCAGAGAACACCAGGGATCAGGACCAGCTGATCTCAGTAACTTATACTGTGTTTACTCCTCTCCTTAACCCTGTGGTATATACGTTgagaaacaaagaagtcaaggATGCCATTTATCGTGCTATTGGGAAAAAAGCTCTTGTCTAG